The following are encoded in a window of Dethiobacter alkaliphilus AHT 1 genomic DNA:
- a CDS encoding YwmB family TATA-box binding protein: protein MNRTKIIVLVLLIGLMVVVLQQKEEEPVLTEMEALETIFNTAGASVVEGEVQFYAALESRYYTMDELESILLEVADLLGIEGGPVDRGEGESFRVLDVYGETAFGPKAHVVLQSNPGDKEYDIDPQTYLLIICRDESVSELATIISRLEEIVIPYAPSGQLSFYLTGEIPARQTKGEMESLAERALSAVRGSVVEGMEDEQMVSLTAYTPMLGRSMAIDDEKFNLNLALRYDDYNDTTILWAGFPLIHGTY from the coding sequence ATGAATCGGACAAAAATCATAGTTTTGGTCCTGCTAATCGGTTTAATGGTGGTGGTTCTTCAACAGAAAGAGGAGGAGCCGGTTTTAACGGAAATGGAAGCGCTGGAGACCATTTTTAATACAGCGGGAGCCTCGGTTGTGGAAGGGGAAGTACAGTTTTACGCCGCTTTGGAGAGCCGCTATTATACCATGGACGAGCTGGAATCAATTCTGCTTGAGGTGGCGGATCTGTTGGGAATAGAAGGTGGGCCGGTGGACCGCGGGGAAGGGGAATCATTTCGTGTTTTGGATGTGTACGGCGAAACCGCCTTTGGACCCAAAGCCCATGTGGTTTTACAAAGTAATCCCGGAGACAAAGAATATGATATAGATCCTCAAACCTATTTACTCATCATCTGCCGGGATGAATCTGTAAGCGAATTGGCCACCATCATCAGCAGGCTGGAGGAAATTGTCATCCCGTATGCGCCCAGCGGCCAACTGAGCTTTTATCTGACCGGTGAAATTCCTGCCAGGCAAACCAAAGGAGAAATGGAAAGCCTGGCTGAGCGAGCCTTAAGCGCAGTTCGCGGCAGCGTGGTGGAAGGCATGGAAGATGAGCAAATGGTGAGCCTGACTGCCTATACTCCCATGCTGGGACGCTCCATGGCTATAGATGACGAAAAATTTAATCTCAACCTGGCTCTGCGCTACGATGATTATAACGATACAACCATCCTCTGGGCCGGCTTTCCATTGATTCACGGTACTTATTAA
- a CDS encoding multiheme c-type cytochrome — protein MLKKSLLLLLCLALIAFVAVGCGNNDNVADNGNNNNNDANDNDNGDEVVELTYVGSDRCAACHGDEHAGWKDTQHPYMIMDADEILPEAVAALEAAIANGDEDLLRIGADGEVLTSVDQIDLVNGGFFKQRFVFRTDEGHRFLTSQFNVPSGELSPYGAGSLWEDNCIGCHSTGFDLELSQSLVRSDPNYRLEDNFAEPGVGCEACHGPGSAHIADVTNPELIVNPADFTIEEQLHFCGSCHARASGSLEVPGRNDPIGFEIGDDIFDYTKVLSPGTNQNVWLGESGRYYDSEEDGNWRFFEDGGSRSHRMQFNDLIQGPHWGVVSCTDCHDVHAAGQVHTSTGAPSTLRWAFEDTCNACHEDGQYDPEEYMPVRASSSNTPDQRNHTFLPGGVGDPDPNVPEQN, from the coding sequence ATGTTGAAAAAGAGTTTACTATTGTTGCTTTGTCTGGCTCTGATTGCCTTTGTTGCCGTAGGTTGTGGCAACAATGACAACGTAGCCGATAACGGTAACAACAATAACAACGATGCCAATGATAACGACAACGGCGACGAAGTGGTAGAACTGACATACGTTGGTTCCGATAGATGCGCCGCTTGCCACGGCGACGAGCATGCAGGCTGGAAAGACACCCAGCATCCATACATGATCATGGATGCGGATGAAATCCTTCCTGAAGCCGTAGCCGCTCTGGAAGCTGCCATTGCCAATGGCGACGAAGACTTGCTGCGCATCGGAGCAGACGGTGAAGTTCTTACTTCAGTGGATCAGATTGACCTTGTTAACGGCGGATTTTTTAAACAGCGTTTTGTGTTCAGAACTGATGAAGGGCACCGGTTCTTAACTTCCCAGTTTAACGTGCCTTCCGGTGAATTATCCCCGTATGGTGCCGGTAGCCTTTGGGAAGACAACTGCATCGGCTGCCACTCCACCGGATTTGATCTGGAGTTGTCCCAGTCTCTTGTCAGAAGTGATCCAAACTACAGACTGGAAGACAACTTTGCCGAGCCGGGCGTTGGCTGTGAAGCCTGCCACGGTCCCGGTAGTGCACACATTGCCGATGTGACCAACCCCGAATTAATCGTTAACCCGGCTGACTTTACCATCGAAGAGCAGCTCCATTTCTGTGGTTCCTGTCACGCCCGTGCTTCCGGCAGCCTCGAAGTACCTGGACGGAACGACCCCATCGGCTTTGAAATCGGTGATGATATCTTTGATTACACCAAGGTTCTCAGCCCCGGCACTAACCAGAACGTTTGGTTGGGCGAAAGCGGTCGTTACTATGACAGCGAAGAAGACGGAAACTGGCGTTTCTTTGAAGACGGCGGTTCCAGATCTCACAGAATGCAGTTTAACGACTTAATCCAAGGTCCTCACTGGGGCGTAGTATCCTGCACCGACTGCCACGATGTGCACGCAGCCGGCCAGGTACACACTTCCACTGGCGCTCCCAGCACATTAAGATGGGCGTTCGAGGATACCTGTAATGCCTGCCATGAAGATGGCCAGTATGACCCCGAAGAGTATATGCCAGTACGTGCTAGCAGCAGCAACACTCCGGATCAGCGCAACCACACCTTCCTCCCTGGTGGTGTAGGCGACCCTGACCCCAATGTTCCTGAGCAAAACTAA
- a CDS encoding cytochrome c3 family protein gives MRKSWLLFFCMAILVVALAAGCGNNDNNNVADNNNENNDNDNGEEVAELTYVGSESCSTCHSGEHAGWLETEHPYMIQDASEMWDVSRAALEAELEKGEDSEFTTIGGDRGRIESLDEIVYIVGQRWKQRFVVKTDEGYGFLTTQYYPEGADGAGLYGYGGGSIYEDRCLACHATGFDLEASQTVDRTAADYRLEDIVSEIGVGCEACHGPGSEHVASPSKDNIVNIRNLSIAQQNDFCGTCHARNSGTVGHDARQDPIGYEFGDDLRDITLPQSVVTGENIWRKVEGGETVGYFDAAEDGSMRFFADGAGRSHRMQYNDFEQTAMFDSKSCIDCHDLHSANGLVGDSFDDTCAQCHGDETFDIDELMPVRAFSSNTPDMRVHTFLPGGEGNPNDDVIPLTDDSEE, from the coding sequence TTGAGAAAGAGCTGGTTGTTATTCTTCTGCATGGCCATTTTAGTTGTGGCTCTCGCTGCAGGTTGTGGCAACAACGACAACAACAATGTTGCCGACAACAACAACGAGAACAATGACAATGACAATGGCGAAGAAGTAGCAGAGCTGACTTACGTCGGTTCTGAGTCCTGCTCCACCTGTCACAGCGGCGAGCATGCAGGATGGTTGGAAACTGAGCATCCATACATGATTCAGGATGCCTCAGAAATGTGGGATGTTTCCAGAGCGGCTTTGGAAGCCGAACTGGAAAAAGGTGAAGACAGCGAATTTACCACCATCGGTGGCGATCGCGGTCGCATCGAATCTTTGGACGAAATCGTATACATCGTAGGTCAGAGATGGAAGCAGCGCTTCGTTGTTAAGACTGACGAAGGTTATGGCTTCCTGACCACTCAGTACTACCCTGAAGGTGCTGACGGAGCCGGCCTTTACGGTTACGGCGGAGGCAGCATTTATGAAGACCGCTGCCTGGCCTGCCACGCTACCGGTTTTGACCTGGAAGCCAGTCAAACTGTTGACAGAACTGCAGCTGACTACAGGCTGGAAGATATCGTTTCTGAAATTGGCGTAGGCTGTGAAGCTTGCCACGGACCTGGTTCCGAGCACGTTGCCAGCCCCTCTAAGGACAACATTGTTAACATCCGTAACCTGAGCATTGCTCAGCAAAACGACTTCTGCGGCACCTGCCATGCCAGAAACAGCGGCACTGTGGGTCATGACGCCCGCCAGGATCCCATCGGCTATGAATTCGGCGATGACCTGCGCGACATCACTCTGCCCCAGAGCGTTGTAACCGGTGAAAACATCTGGCGCAAAGTTGAAGGCGGCGAAACCGTCGGCTACTTCGATGCTGCTGAAGACGGCAGCATGCGCTTCTTTGCAGACGGTGCCGGTCGCTCTCACCGCATGCAGTACAATGACTTTGAGCAGACTGCAATGTTTGACAGCAAGAGCTGTATCGACTGTCACGACCTTCATTCTGCCAACGGCTTGGTTGGCGACAGCTTCGACGACACCTGTGCACAGTGTCATGGAGATGAAACCTTTGACATTGATGAGCTGATGCCCGTAAGAGCCTTCAGCAGCAACACTCCGGACATGAGAGTTCATACCTTCCTGCCCGGCGGCGAAGGTAACCCCAACGACGATGTTATTCCGCTGACAGATGACTCTGAAGAGTAA
- a CDS encoding transposase gives MIRGVNKTLIFLDEEDKRYFLQVLFKVQKISGFILFAYCIMDNHVHLVIKEGDELLPEIMKRINVRYATYFNKKYGRVGYLFQSRYRSETIETDSRLIECIRYVHNNPCKAYLVHQPDGYLWSSYRAYLEKEEGTKLLDTEFVLGLFANIRSVAQKKFAIFSALDAEDNFIDIEKDLDEKRREAEVVIKEILAKHKITTESLASTNLALRAQILREIREKVNLPAKVLAEMLGVSVHLIYRA, from the coding sequence ATGATAAGAGGCGTAAACAAGACACTAATCTTTTTAGACGAAGAGGACAAGAGATACTTCTTGCAAGTGCTTTTCAAGGTCCAAAAAATTTCGGGCTTTATCCTCTTCGCTTATTGCATCATGGATAACCATGTTCATCTGGTAATCAAAGAAGGCGATGAATTGTTGCCGGAAATAATGAAGAGGATAAATGTTCGGTACGCCACCTATTTTAACAAAAAATATGGTAGGGTGGGTTATCTATTCCAAAGTCGTTATCGCAGCGAGACCATAGAAACGGATAGTCGGCTCATTGAATGTATAAGGTATGTTCATAACAACCCATGCAAAGCCTATTTAGTGCACCAACCTGATGGTTATCTGTGGAGTAGCTACCGTGCTTACCTGGAAAAAGAGGAAGGCACAAAACTGCTTGATACCGAATTTGTTTTGGGGCTTTTTGCTAATATAAGATCCGTTGCACAGAAAAAGTTTGCTATCTTTTCGGCGTTGGACGCGGAAGACAATTTCATAGATATAGAAAAAGATTTGGACGAAAAAAGGCGGGAAGCTGAAGTAGTGATAAAAGAAATCCTGGCAAAGCACAAGATAACAACCGAAAGCCTGGCGTCCACAAACCTAGCTCTACGGGCTCAAATTTTAAGGGAAATACGTGAAAAAGTTAACTTGCCGGCGAAGGTTTTGGCAGAGATGCTGGGGGTCAGTGTGCATCTTATATACCGCGCCTGA
- a CDS encoding AbrB/MazE/SpoVT family DNA-binding domain-containing protein, which translates to MLIKVQKWGNSLALRIPKSFANEIQLKNGSNINLSIAEGKLIIEPVDEKKYKLEELLEEVKETNLHKEYSFGKPEGKEIW; encoded by the coding sequence ATGCTTATAAAGGTACAAAAGTGGGGTAACAGTCTGGCGCTGAGAATACCCAAGTCTTTTGCCAATGAGATTCAACTAAAAAACGGATCCAATATAAATCTTTCCATAGCCGAAGGTAAACTTATTATTGAACCTGTAGATGAAAAGAAATATAAGCTGGAGGAATTGCTCGAAGAGGTAAAAGAGACCAATCTCCATAAAGAATATTCTTTTGGCAAACCGGAAGGTAAAGAAATATGGTAG
- a CDS encoding type II toxin-antitoxin system PemK/MazF family toxin has translation MVGKVYVPCRGDIVWLDFSPQSGHEQAGRRPAVCISPNAYNKKVGLAIFCPITSNQKGYPFEVLLPDKLPIKGVVLADHLKNLDWRSRNTSYICSLDESTFAEVLGKIHTLI, from the coding sequence ATGGTAGGTAAGGTATATGTTCCGTGTCGCGGTGATATTGTCTGGTTGGATTTTTCCCCACAATCAGGACATGAACAGGCTGGCAGGAGGCCTGCGGTATGTATTTCCCCAAATGCTTACAATAAGAAAGTAGGTCTTGCTATTTTTTGCCCCATAACTTCCAATCAAAAGGGTTATCCATTTGAAGTGCTGTTGCCGGATAAACTTCCAATCAAGGGTGTTGTACTGGCAGATCATCTGAAAAATCTAGATTGGCGCAGCCGGAATACCTCATATATCTGCTCACTGGATGAAAGCACTTTTGCAGAAGTCCTGGGTAAGATTCATACTCTTATTTAA
- a CDS encoding V-type ATP synthase subunit D — MEIRVNPTRMEFNRLKTRLKMAQRGHKLLKDKRDELMRVFLELVRENKDLRTRVEAELSRSFANFLLASAVMSGESLEEAIMYPKAAVKVDVETKNVMSVHVPKITSAAKEGTEGEEEDATPYGFANTSGELDTSIATLAEVLPHLLRLAELEKSVGLLADEIDKTRRRVNALEHVLIPQLQQTIKYISMKLDENERAGLTRLMKIKDIVRGED, encoded by the coding sequence ATGGAAATTCGCGTAAACCCGACCCGGATGGAGTTTAACCGCTTAAAAACCCGCCTTAAAATGGCACAGCGCGGTCATAAACTCCTGAAAGACAAGCGAGATGAGCTGATGCGTGTATTCCTTGAGCTGGTTCGCGAAAACAAGGATCTGCGCACACGGGTGGAAGCGGAACTTTCCCGTTCTTTCGCCAACTTCCTGCTGGCCAGCGCCGTGATGAGCGGCGAATCCCTGGAAGAGGCCATCATGTATCCCAAAGCCGCCGTTAAAGTGGATGTGGAAACCAAAAACGTAATGAGCGTGCACGTCCCCAAAATCACCTCTGCTGCCAAAGAAGGCACCGAAGGTGAAGAAGAAGACGCCACCCCCTACGGTTTTGCCAACACCTCCGGTGAGCTGGATACCTCCATTGCCACCCTGGCTGAAGTTCTGCCGCACCTACTGCGTCTGGCCGAACTGGAAAAGTCGGTGGGCCTGCTGGCGGATGAGATTGACAAAACCCGCCGCCGGGTTAACGCCCTGGAGCATGTCCTCATTCCCCAGTTGCAACAAACCATTAAATATATCAGCATGAAACTGGACGAAAACGAACGGGCCGGTTTAACCCGCCTGATGAAAATCAAAGACATCGTCCGCGGAGAAGACTAA
- a CDS encoding V-type ATP synthase subunit B, whose amino-acid sequence MQKEYRSVSEIVGPLMMVEQVDGIKFGELAEIELKDGSIRRGRVLEVNRDKALVQIFEGSSGMNVNQSKVRFLGKGIELPVSMDMLGRVFDGLGRPRDNGPKIIPEDRLDINGLPLNPYARNYPSEFIQTGVSTIDGLNTLVRGQKLPIFSGSGLPHNRLAAQIARQAKVLGTDAKFALVFAAMGITFEEADFFISDFRKTGAIDRSVLFINLADDPAIERIATPRMALTAAEYLAYEKGMHVLVIMTDITNYAEALREISAARKEVPGRRGYPGYLYTDLATLYERAGRIRDREGSITQIPILTMPEDDKTHPIPDLTGYITEGQIMLNRSLNRKGIYPPVDVLPSLSRLKDKGIGDGKTREDHADVLNQLYAGYARGKEAKELAAILGEAALSDADKLFAKFADEFENRYVNQGENEDRTIIDTLSIGWDLLSLLPRTELKRVRDEYLEKYLPAKGE is encoded by the coding sequence ATGCAAAAAGAGTATCGTAGTGTTTCAGAAATCGTCGGACCTTTGATGATGGTCGAGCAGGTTGACGGCATCAAGTTCGGCGAACTGGCTGAAATTGAACTGAAGGACGGTTCGATCCGCCGCGGACGCGTGCTGGAGGTAAACCGTGATAAAGCGCTGGTACAGATTTTCGAAGGTTCCAGCGGCATGAACGTAAATCAATCCAAGGTACGTTTCTTGGGCAAGGGTATTGAGCTGCCGGTGTCCATGGATATGCTGGGCCGTGTTTTCGACGGCCTGGGTCGTCCCCGGGACAATGGTCCAAAGATTATCCCTGAGGACCGCTTAGACATCAACGGCCTCCCCCTTAACCCCTATGCACGGAACTATCCGTCTGAGTTTATTCAGACCGGTGTTTCCACCATTGACGGCCTGAACACCCTGGTTCGTGGACAGAAGCTGCCGATTTTCTCCGGCTCCGGTCTGCCCCACAACCGTCTGGCTGCACAGATTGCCCGTCAGGCCAAGGTTCTGGGAACCGATGCAAAGTTCGCCCTGGTGTTTGCCGCCATGGGTATCACCTTCGAGGAAGCGGACTTCTTCATCTCCGACTTCCGTAAAACCGGTGCTATCGACCGTTCCGTGCTCTTCATCAACCTAGCGGATGACCCCGCCATTGAGCGGATCGCTACACCGCGGATGGCTCTGACCGCCGCCGAATACCTGGCGTATGAAAAAGGGATGCACGTTCTGGTTATCATGACCGACATCACCAACTACGCCGAAGCGCTGCGGGAAATCTCCGCCGCCCGTAAAGAAGTTCCGGGCCGCCGCGGCTATCCCGGTTACCTCTACACCGACTTGGCCACACTCTATGAGCGTGCCGGCCGGATCCGGGACCGCGAAGGTTCCATCACTCAGATTCCCATTCTCACCATGCCTGAAGACGACAAGACGCACCCCATTCCTGACCTCACCGGCTACATCACCGAAGGTCAGATTATGCTCAACCGTTCTCTGAACAGAAAAGGCATCTACCCACCGGTAGACGTGCTGCCGTCTCTGTCCCGTCTGAAGGATAAAGGTATTGGTGACGGAAAAACACGGGAAGACCACGCCGACGTACTGAACCAGCTGTATGCCGGTTACGCCCGTGGTAAAGAAGCCAAAGAACTGGCCGCCATTCTCGGTGAAGCGGCACTCTCCGACGCCGACAAACTGTTTGCTAAGTTTGCCGACGAGTTTGAGAACCGCTATGTAAACCAGGGTGAAAACGAAGATCGTACCATTATTGACACCCTGTCCATCGGCTGGGACCTCTTGTCCCTCCTGCCCCGCACCGAGCTGAAGCGGGTTCGCGACGAATATCTGGAAAAATATCTGCCCGCTAAGGGGGAATAA
- a CDS encoding V-type ATP synthase subunit A, translated as MTNTENVGRVVKVSGPLVVAENMAGAKMFDVVRVSDKRLIGEIIEVRGERASIQVYEETAGLGPGEPVYSTEMPLSVELGPGLIEAIYDGIQRPLDAIYNQVGARIARGVEVQSLPRDKKWNFQPTKNQGDEVVAGDVLGTVQETTLVVHSIMVPPGVNGKLTFIHNGEATVEETIAKVEKDGKTTEVQMMQKWPVRRGRPYQEKLSPNEPLVTGQRVIDMFFPVAKGGAASIPGPFGSGKTVTQHQLAKWADAEIIVYVGCGERGNEMTDVLNEFPELKDPKSGEPLMKRTVLIANTSDMPVAAREASIYTGITIAEYFRDMGYSVAMMADSTSRWAEALREMSGRLEEMPGEEGYPAYLGSRVAEFYERAGKVNCLGSDERIGALTAVGAVSPPGGDLSEPVSQNTLRIVKVFWGLDASLAYRRHFPAINWLQSYSLYTDIFDEYYRNNFGSEWTEYRNEAMKLLQEEAELEEIVRLVGVDALSEKERLTLETAKSIREDFLHQNSFHEVDTYASMQKQFKMIRLIMLFHHEARRATERGANLLDILNLPVRDQIARARYLAEDDIAKIDEYEAAVKEQIAGITGGDEDQQQYA; from the coding sequence TTGACCAATACGGAAAATGTGGGTAGAGTCGTCAAAGTTTCCGGCCCGCTTGTCGTTGCGGAAAATATGGCGGGCGCCAAGATGTTTGATGTTGTCCGCGTTAGTGACAAGCGGTTGATCGGCGAAATTATTGAAGTGCGCGGAGAGCGCGCATCTATCCAGGTATATGAAGAGACCGCAGGCCTAGGCCCCGGCGAACCGGTGTACTCCACCGAGATGCCCCTTAGTGTGGAATTGGGACCCGGCCTGATTGAAGCGATTTACGACGGCATTCAGCGTCCCCTGGACGCCATCTACAACCAGGTAGGTGCCAGAATTGCCCGCGGCGTTGAGGTACAATCCCTGCCCCGCGACAAAAAGTGGAACTTCCAGCCTACTAAAAACCAAGGCGACGAAGTGGTGGCCGGCGACGTCCTGGGTACTGTGCAGGAAACCACCCTGGTTGTGCACAGCATCATGGTGCCTCCCGGTGTAAACGGCAAGCTGACCTTCATCCACAACGGTGAAGCCACCGTGGAAGAAACAATTGCCAAAGTGGAAAAAGACGGCAAGACCACTGAAGTACAGATGATGCAGAAGTGGCCTGTACGTCGCGGCCGCCCCTATCAGGAAAAACTGTCTCCCAACGAGCCTCTGGTTACAGGCCAGCGCGTTATCGACATGTTCTTCCCGGTAGCCAAAGGCGGTGCCGCCAGTATTCCCGGACCCTTCGGTTCCGGTAAAACCGTTACTCAGCACCAGTTGGCCAAATGGGCCGACGCTGAAATTATCGTCTACGTTGGTTGCGGTGAGCGCGGCAACGAGATGACCGACGTTCTAAACGAATTCCCCGAACTAAAAGACCCCAAGTCCGGCGAACCGCTGATGAAGCGGACCGTTCTGATCGCCAACACTTCCGACATGCCCGTTGCGGCCCGTGAAGCATCCATCTACACCGGTATCACCATTGCGGAATACTTCCGTGATATGGGTTACTCGGTGGCCATGATGGCCGACTCCACCTCCCGCTGGGCGGAAGCGCTGCGGGAAATGTCCGGCCGTCTGGAAGAGATGCCCGGTGAAGAAGGTTATCCGGCGTACCTGGGTTCCCGTGTTGCGGAATTCTACGAGCGTGCCGGTAAGGTAAACTGCCTGGGTTCCGATGAGCGCATCGGTGCACTGACAGCAGTAGGTGCGGTATCACCTCCCGGTGGTGACCTCTCCGAGCCCGTTTCTCAGAATACTCTGCGGATTGTTAAAGTGTTCTGGGGCCTGGACGCCTCTCTGGCGTACCGCCGTCACTTCCCCGCCATTAACTGGCTGCAGTCCTACTCACTCTACACCGATATCTTCGATGAGTACTATCGGAACAACTTCGGCAGTGAGTGGACCGAATATCGCAATGAAGCTATGAAGCTTCTGCAGGAAGAAGCGGAACTGGAAGAAATCGTGCGCCTGGTTGGTGTAGACGCCCTTTCCGAGAAAGAGCGCCTCACCCTGGAGACTGCCAAGTCCATCCGGGAAGACTTTTTGCACCAGAACTCTTTCCACGAAGTGGACACCTACGCTTCCATGCAGAAGCAGTTTAAGATGATCCGACTGATTATGCTCTTCCACCATGAGGCCCGGCGCGCCACCGAACGCGGTGCCAACCTGCTGGATATCCTCAACCTGCCGGTGCGTGACCAAATCGCCCGTGCCCGTTACCTGGCGGAAGATGACATTGCCAAAATCGATGAATATGAAGCTGCTGTGAAAGAACAGATCGCCGGCATCACCGGCGGTGACGAAGACCAGCAGCAGTACGCGTAG
- a CDS encoding V-type ATP synthase subunit F, producing the protein MSMYKVAVVGEKDSILGFKALGVAAYPVTNGDEAASALQEIVRDKVAIVCITEAIAQHIQPQIDELNKKLIPAVVLIPNNQGTLGLGMQQIKRNAEKAIGADILFGKEGS; encoded by the coding sequence ATGTCTATGTATAAGGTTGCGGTAGTTGGTGAAAAAGACTCAATTCTGGGTTTCAAAGCCCTTGGTGTCGCCGCATATCCGGTAACCAACGGTGACGAAGCGGCCAGCGCCCTGCAGGAAATTGTACGAGACAAAGTTGCCATCGTCTGCATCACCGAAGCCATTGCCCAGCATATTCAGCCGCAAATTGACGAGCTGAACAAGAAGCTGATACCGGCGGTGGTGCTCATCCCCAATAACCAGGGAACCCTGGGACTGGGCATGCAGCAGATTAAGCGGAATGCAGAGAAGGCTATCGGCGCTGATATCTTATTTGGGAAAGAGGGTAGTTAG
- a CDS encoding V-type ATP synthase subunit C, with protein MPSNDRYAYAVGRIRAMETRLLDHGKIERMVEAKNADEALKVLSESEYAEYLANLDSVHHFEQVLDHELRRVYLELRKISPEPELIGLFAKKFDYHNLKVLIKANKLGEKRDELLVTEVGNIALEELVRAVSDDDYSNLPPRMRQAAETISEQFRMEADPQLVDLLLDRAMYEECQELADELKSPFLKDYLTNQIDLLNIKTYLRVRRLGRPKDFLEQALLPAADVDMTKLVQLAEPLEVLVDRLMYSRYASVVEEGIQTYQKTDTLTRFEKLADDHLINMIKKAKYVTFGPEPIVGYLLAKENEIKMIRIVMVGKINQLPTEEIKERLRDVYV; from the coding sequence GTGCCAAGTAATGACCGGTATGCCTACGCTGTGGGCCGAATCCGTGCCATGGAAACACGGCTTTTGGACCACGGTAAGATTGAGCGTATGGTAGAGGCCAAAAACGCTGATGAAGCGCTGAAGGTGCTCAGTGAAAGCGAATATGCCGAGTATCTGGCTAACCTGGACAGTGTTCACCACTTTGAACAGGTGCTGGATCATGAATTGCGCCGCGTTTATCTGGAGCTGCGCAAAATTTCACCGGAGCCCGAACTAATCGGCCTCTTTGCCAAGAAATTTGACTATCATAACTTAAAAGTCCTGATTAAAGCCAACAAACTGGGCGAAAAAAGGGACGAACTGTTGGTTACGGAAGTGGGCAATATTGCCCTGGAAGAACTGGTCCGTGCCGTCAGTGATGATGACTATAGCAACCTGCCTCCCCGCATGCGCCAGGCGGCGGAAACCATCTCCGAGCAGTTTCGTATGGAGGCGGACCCGCAGCTGGTAGATCTATTACTGGATCGGGCCATGTATGAAGAATGTCAGGAACTGGCCGACGAATTAAAGTCGCCGTTTCTCAAAGATTATCTGACCAATCAGATTGATCTCTTAAACATCAAGACCTACTTGCGCGTACGGCGTCTGGGCCGTCCCAAAGACTTTCTGGAGCAGGCACTGCTGCCCGCCGCCGATGTGGACATGACAAAACTTGTCCAGTTGGCGGAGCCCCTGGAAGTATTGGTGGACCGGCTGATGTATTCCCGGTACGCATCGGTGGTGGAAGAGGGAATTCAGACGTATCAAAAGACCGATACTCTGACCCGCTTTGAAAAGCTGGCCGACGACCATCTCATTAACATGATCAAGAAGGCTAAATACGTCACATTCGGGCCCGAGCCCATCGTGGGGTATCTGTTGGCCAAGGAAAATGAGATTAAAATGATTCGCATTGTGATGGTCGGTAAAATCAACCAGCTGCCCACCGAAGAGATCAAGGAAAGGTTACGTGATGTCTATGTATAA
- a CDS encoding V-type ATP synthase subunit E, with protein MSGADKLREKILAEAGSQAEVVLEEARKKAEAIIAKGEEEAAAKKESVLQQARATGEERRRRAQTIAELDARKAILAAKEELIEDTFRQALERLKGLDQKQYEDVIYPMLLAAAQTGAEEIIVSPADAGRFTPELLGRVNQALKEQGKQGNLTLSGETREMQGGFILRSGDVEINNSFDSILRMQRDELEPEVAAILFS; from the coding sequence ATGTCAGGAGCCGATAAGCTCAGGGAAAAAATCTTGGCGGAAGCCGGCAGCCAGGCAGAAGTAGTCCTGGAGGAAGCGCGCAAAAAAGCTGAAGCCATCATCGCCAAAGGCGAAGAAGAGGCTGCGGCCAAGAAAGAAAGCGTGCTGCAGCAGGCCCGCGCCACCGGTGAGGAGCGGCGCCGCCGCGCCCAAACCATTGCGGAGCTTGATGCCCGTAAGGCCATTCTGGCTGCAAAAGAAGAACTCATTGAAGATACCTTCAGGCAGGCTTTGGAGCGCCTGAAAGGTTTGGACCAAAAACAATATGAAGACGTGATTTACCCCATGCTCCTAGCCGCAGCGCAAACCGGTGCCGAAGAAATCATCGTCTCCCCCGCAGATGCGGGGCGCTTCACTCCGGAACTTCTGGGCCGTGTTAACCAGGCTCTGAAGGAACAGGGCAAGCAGGGCAACCTGACCCTCTCCGGTGAAACGCGTGAAATGCAGGGTGGTTTTATCCTGCGCAGCGGAGACGTGGAGATCAACAACTCGTTTGACTCCATCCTGCGTATGCAGCGTGACGAACTGGAACCGGAAGTAGCGGCAATCCTTTTTAGTTAA